The Balearica regulorum gibbericeps isolate bBalReg1 chromosome 12, bBalReg1.pri, whole genome shotgun sequence genome includes a region encoding these proteins:
- the KIF23 gene encoding kinesin-like protein KIF23 isoform X6 has translation MKAARAKTPRRPALKKPSNPSLKDPVGVYCRVRPLSRPDQECCIEVINETTVQIHPPDGYRIFRNGEYRETQYSFKEVFGTLVVQKKLFDVVAKPLVEDLIRGKNGLLFTYGVTGSGKTHTMTGSPGDGGLLPRCLDMIFNSIGPFQAKRFVFKLDDKNGVDVQCEVDALLERQKRDAMPVPKTPSGKRQIDPEFADMINVQDHCKVEEVDEDNVYSVFVSYIEIYNNYIYDLLEETPFDAIKPKPPQSKILREDQNHNMYVTGCTEVEVKSTEEAFEVFWRGQKKRRIANTQLNRESSRSHSVFIIKLAQAPLDADGDNVLQEKEQITLSQLSLVDLAGSERTNRTKAEGNRLREAGNINQSLMTLRTCIEVLRENQMYGTNKMVPYRDSKLTHLFKNYFDGEGKVRMIVCVNPKAEDYEESLQVMRFAEMTQEVEVARPVDRPLCGLTPGRRFRNQAFREELSRKLEMRGGPINGEREEQSVSEMFLQNFPPLPSCELLDVNDDQTLPKLIEVLEKRHKLRQMLSEEFAKNVLAFKTMLQEFDSSVVSKENYIQGKLSEKEKTITGQKMELERLEKKIKTLEYKIEILEKTATIYEEDKRNLQQELESKSQKLQRQASDKRRLEARLQGMVAETTMKWEKECERRVAAKQLEMQNKLWVKDEKLKQLKAIVTEPKNEKPERPSRERDREKPVQRSVSPSPVPNAPPVRLRHRRSRSAGERWVDHKPPSNLPTETVMQPHVPHAITVAAASEKALAKCDKYMLTHQELASDGEIETKLIKGDVFKTRGGGQAVQFTEIETLKQESPTGRKRRSSPSNPDPAEDAAESEWTDVETRCSVAVEMRAGSALGPGYQHHAQPKRRKP, from the exons ATGAAGGCGGC TAGGGCCAAGACGCCGCGGAGGCCGGCGCTGAAGAAACCGTCCAACCCCAGCCTGAAGGACCCCGTGGGG GTGTACTGCAGGGTGCGGCCGCTCAGCCGCCCGGACCAGGAGTGCTGCATCGAGGTGATCAACGAGACCACGGTGCAGATCCACCCGCCCGACGGATACAGGATATTCCGCAACGGGGAGTACCGGGAG ACGCAGTATTCATTTAAAGAAGTGTTTGGCACCCTCGTTGTCCAGAAGAAGCTTTTTGATGTGGTGGCTAAACCTCTAGTGGAAGATCTCATTCGTGGGAAAAATG GTCTCCTGTTTACATATGGTGTGACAGGCAGTGGGAAAACGCACACCATGACAGGATCTCCTGGTGATGGAGGGCTTCTCCCGCGTTGTTTGGATATGATCTTCAACAGCATAGGACCGTTCCAGGCCAAGCGATTT GTTTTTAAGCTCGATGACAAGAATGGTGTGGATGTTCAGTGTGAAGTAGATGCTCTATTAGAGCGCCAGAAAAGAGATGCCATGCCTGTTCCAAAAACTCCATCTGGCAA GCGACAAATAGATCCAGAATTTGCTGATATGATCAATGTGCAAGATCACTGCAAAGTGGAAGAAGTTGATGAAGATAATGTCTACAGTGTCTTTGTCTCCTATATTGAGATCTACAACAACTACATATATGACCTCTTGGAGGAAACTCCCTTTGATGCTATAAAACCAAA ACCTCCACAATCCAAAATACTTCGTGAGGACCAGAATCACAACATGTATGTCACAGGATGCACAGAAGTAGAGGTGAAATCTACAGAAGAAgcttttgaagtgttttggaGAG GTCAAAAGAAGAGGCGTATTGCAAACACTCAGCTGAATCGAGAATCTAGTCGCTCTCACAGTGTTTTTATAATAAAGTTGGCTCAGGCACCCCTGGATGCAGATGGAGATAACGTGCTACAG GAGAAAGAGCAGATCACTTTAAGCCAGCTGTCCTTGGTTGATCTGGCTGGAAGCGAAAGAACTAACAGAACAAAGGCTGAAGGGAACAGGTTGCGAGAAGCAG gtaatatTAATCAGTCGCTAATGACGTTAAGAACATGTATTGAAGTTCTACGGGAAAACCAGATGTATGGAACAAATAAG ATGGTTCCATACAGAGATTCCAAACTGACTCATCTTTTCAAGAACTATTTCGACGGTGAAGGAAAAGTGCGTATGATTGTGTGCGTTAATCCTAAAGCCGAGGACTACGAGGAAAGCTTG CAAGTCATGCGCTTTGCAGAAATGACCCAGGAAGTTGAAGTGGCCAGACCTGTGGATAGACCGCTCTGCGGCTTAACGCCAGGACGGCGCTTTAGGAATCAGGCCTTCCGAGAGGAGCTCTCACGGAAATTGGAGATGCGGGGTGGCCCGATAAACGGAG aaagggaagagcaatctgtttcagaaatgtttttgcagaACTTTCCTCCATTGCCTTCGTGTGAGCTATTGGACGTTAATGATGATCAAACACTTCCAAAGCTTATTGAAGTCCTGGAAAAACGCCATAAACTACGACAAATGTTGTCAGAGGAGTTTGCCAAAAACG TGCTTGCATTTAAAACAATGCTGCAAGAATTTGACTCCAGTGTTGTATCCAAGGAAAACTATATTCAAGGAAAACtgtctgaaaaagagaaaacaataacaggacagaaaatggAGCTAGAAcgcctggaaaagaaaattaaaactttggAATACAAG aTTGAGATTTTGGAGAAAACTGCGACGATCTATGAAGAAGACAAGCGTAATCTTCAGCAAGAACTAGAAAGCAAGAGCCAGAAATTGCAACGTCAGGCTTCTGACAAGCGTAGGTTGGAGGCACGATTGCAAGGCATGGTGGCAGAAACAACTATGAAATGGGAGAAGGAGTGT GAGCGTCGTgtagcagcaaagcagctggagaTGCAGAACAAACTTTGGgtcaaagatgaaaaattgaAGCAACTGAAGGCCATTGTTACCGaaccaaaaaatgaaaagccagaGAGGCCTTCGCGGGAGAGAGATCGAGAGAAGCCTGTTCAGAGATCAGTGTCTCCTTCACCAGTACCT AATGCACCTCCAGTTCGCCTCAGACACAGACGGTCGCGCTCAGCTGGGGAGAGATGGGTAGATCATAAGCCACCTTCTAATCTGCCCACTGAAACAGTCATGCAGCCGCATGTCCCTCATGCCATCACAGTAGCGGCTGCCAGTGAAAAGGCACTAGCTAAGTGTGACAAGTATATGCTGACGCACCAGGAGCTAGCCTCTGATGGGGAGATTGAAACCAAGCTAATTAAG GGGGATGTTTTCAAAACCAGGGGTGGTGGACAGGCTGTGCAGTTCACAGAGATAGAGACTCTGAAGCAAGAATCTCCAACTGG TCGAAAGCGAAGATCATCACCTTCCAATCCTGACCCAGCCGAGGATGCTGCAGAATCTGAATGGACTGATGTAGAAACCAGA TGTTCTGTGGCAGTGGAGATGAGGGCAGGATCAGCTCTTGGACCTGGGTATCAGCATCATGCTCAGCCCAA gcGAAGAAAGCCATGA
- the KIF23 gene encoding kinesin-like protein KIF23 isoform X3 has translation MKAARAKTPRRPALKKPSNPSLKDPVGVYCRVRPLSRPDQECCIEVINETTVQIHPPDGYRIFRNGEYRETQYSFKEVFGTLVVQKKLFDVVAKPLVEDLIRGKNGLLFTYGVTGSGKTHTMTGSPGDGGLLPRCLDMIFNSIGPFQAKRFVFKLDDKNGVDVQCEVDALLERQKRDAMPVPKTPSGKRQIDPEFADMINVQDHCKVEEVDEDNVYSVFVSYIEIYNNYIYDLLEETPFDAIKPKPPQSKILREDQNHNMYVTGCTEVEVKSTEEAFEVFWRGQKKRRIANTQLNRESSRSHSVFIIKLAQAPLDADGDNVLQEKEQITLSQLSLVDLAGSERTNRTKAEGNRLREAGNINQSLMTLRTCIEVLRENQMYGTNKMVPYRDSKLTHLFKNYFDGEGKVRMIVCVNPKAEDYEESLQVMRFAEMTQEVEVARPVDRPLCGLTPGRRFRNQAFREELSRKLEMRGGPINGEREEQSVSEMFLQNFPPLPSCELLDVNDDQTLPKLIEVLEKRHKLRQMLSEEFAKNVLAFKTMLQEFDSSVVSKENYIQGKLSEKEKTITGQKMELERLEKKIKTLEYKIEILEKTATIYEEDKRNLQQELESKSQKLQRQASDKRRLEARLQGMVAETTMKWEKECERRVAAKQLEMQNKLWVKDEKLKQLKAIVTEPKNEKPERPSRERDREKPVQRSVSPSPVPPSSNFTAQVPHSQRFVSNPQVHRRSNSCSSISVASCVMEWEQKTPSHKHTSGISNARSRQQEPEQSRDYNSSDRRRGMCWTGVVEVPRRRDELEVEEDQCCRNAPPVRLRHRRSRSAGERWVDHKPPSNLPTETVMQPHVPHAITVAAASEKALAKCDKYMLTHQELASDGEIETKLIKGDVFKTRGGGQAVQFTEIETLKQESPTGRKRRSSPSNPDPAEDAAESEWTDVETRCSVAVEMRAGSALGPGYQHHAQPKRRKP, from the exons ATGAAGGCGGC TAGGGCCAAGACGCCGCGGAGGCCGGCGCTGAAGAAACCGTCCAACCCCAGCCTGAAGGACCCCGTGGGG GTGTACTGCAGGGTGCGGCCGCTCAGCCGCCCGGACCAGGAGTGCTGCATCGAGGTGATCAACGAGACCACGGTGCAGATCCACCCGCCCGACGGATACAGGATATTCCGCAACGGGGAGTACCGGGAG ACGCAGTATTCATTTAAAGAAGTGTTTGGCACCCTCGTTGTCCAGAAGAAGCTTTTTGATGTGGTGGCTAAACCTCTAGTGGAAGATCTCATTCGTGGGAAAAATG GTCTCCTGTTTACATATGGTGTGACAGGCAGTGGGAAAACGCACACCATGACAGGATCTCCTGGTGATGGAGGGCTTCTCCCGCGTTGTTTGGATATGATCTTCAACAGCATAGGACCGTTCCAGGCCAAGCGATTT GTTTTTAAGCTCGATGACAAGAATGGTGTGGATGTTCAGTGTGAAGTAGATGCTCTATTAGAGCGCCAGAAAAGAGATGCCATGCCTGTTCCAAAAACTCCATCTGGCAA GCGACAAATAGATCCAGAATTTGCTGATATGATCAATGTGCAAGATCACTGCAAAGTGGAAGAAGTTGATGAAGATAATGTCTACAGTGTCTTTGTCTCCTATATTGAGATCTACAACAACTACATATATGACCTCTTGGAGGAAACTCCCTTTGATGCTATAAAACCAAA ACCTCCACAATCCAAAATACTTCGTGAGGACCAGAATCACAACATGTATGTCACAGGATGCACAGAAGTAGAGGTGAAATCTACAGAAGAAgcttttgaagtgttttggaGAG GTCAAAAGAAGAGGCGTATTGCAAACACTCAGCTGAATCGAGAATCTAGTCGCTCTCACAGTGTTTTTATAATAAAGTTGGCTCAGGCACCCCTGGATGCAGATGGAGATAACGTGCTACAG GAGAAAGAGCAGATCACTTTAAGCCAGCTGTCCTTGGTTGATCTGGCTGGAAGCGAAAGAACTAACAGAACAAAGGCTGAAGGGAACAGGTTGCGAGAAGCAG gtaatatTAATCAGTCGCTAATGACGTTAAGAACATGTATTGAAGTTCTACGGGAAAACCAGATGTATGGAACAAATAAG ATGGTTCCATACAGAGATTCCAAACTGACTCATCTTTTCAAGAACTATTTCGACGGTGAAGGAAAAGTGCGTATGATTGTGTGCGTTAATCCTAAAGCCGAGGACTACGAGGAAAGCTTG CAAGTCATGCGCTTTGCAGAAATGACCCAGGAAGTTGAAGTGGCCAGACCTGTGGATAGACCGCTCTGCGGCTTAACGCCAGGACGGCGCTTTAGGAATCAGGCCTTCCGAGAGGAGCTCTCACGGAAATTGGAGATGCGGGGTGGCCCGATAAACGGAG aaagggaagagcaatctgtttcagaaatgtttttgcagaACTTTCCTCCATTGCCTTCGTGTGAGCTATTGGACGTTAATGATGATCAAACACTTCCAAAGCTTATTGAAGTCCTGGAAAAACGCCATAAACTACGACAAATGTTGTCAGAGGAGTTTGCCAAAAACG TGCTTGCATTTAAAACAATGCTGCAAGAATTTGACTCCAGTGTTGTATCCAAGGAAAACTATATTCAAGGAAAACtgtctgaaaaagagaaaacaataacaggacagaaaatggAGCTAGAAcgcctggaaaagaaaattaaaactttggAATACAAG aTTGAGATTTTGGAGAAAACTGCGACGATCTATGAAGAAGACAAGCGTAATCTTCAGCAAGAACTAGAAAGCAAGAGCCAGAAATTGCAACGTCAGGCTTCTGACAAGCGTAGGTTGGAGGCACGATTGCAAGGCATGGTGGCAGAAACAACTATGAAATGGGAGAAGGAGTGT GAGCGTCGTgtagcagcaaagcagctggagaTGCAGAACAAACTTTGGgtcaaagatgaaaaattgaAGCAACTGAAGGCCATTGTTACCGaaccaaaaaatgaaaagccagaGAGGCCTTCGCGGGAGAGAGATCGAGAGAAGCCTGTTCAGAGATCAGTGTCTCCTTCACCAGTACCT CCTTCTAGTAACTTTACTGCTCAGGTCCCTCACAGCCAGCGGTTCGTGAGCAACCCGCAGGTGCACAGGCGTTCTAATTCTTGTAGCAGCATTTCTGTGGCATCCTGTGTTATGGAATGGGAGCAGAAAACCCCTTCGCACAAGCATACCAGTGGCATTTCTAATGCAAGGAGTAGACAACAAGAACCAGAACAAAGTAGAGACTATAACTCCTCAGACAGAAGGCGAGGGATGTGCTGGACTGGAGTCGTTGAGGTTCCCAGGCGTAGAGATGAGCTAGAAGTAGAAGAGGATCAATGCTGCAGG AATGCACCTCCAGTTCGCCTCAGACACAGACGGTCGCGCTCAGCTGGGGAGAGATGGGTAGATCATAAGCCACCTTCTAATCTGCCCACTGAAACAGTCATGCAGCCGCATGTCCCTCATGCCATCACAGTAGCGGCTGCCAGTGAAAAGGCACTAGCTAAGTGTGACAAGTATATGCTGACGCACCAGGAGCTAGCCTCTGATGGGGAGATTGAAACCAAGCTAATTAAG GGGGATGTTTTCAAAACCAGGGGTGGTGGACAGGCTGTGCAGTTCACAGAGATAGAGACTCTGAAGCAAGAATCTCCAACTGG TCGAAAGCGAAGATCATCACCTTCCAATCCTGACCCAGCCGAGGATGCTGCAGAATCTGAATGGACTGATGTAGAAACCAGA TGTTCTGTGGCAGTGGAGATGAGGGCAGGATCAGCTCTTGGACCTGGGTATCAGCATCATGCTCAGCCCAA gcGAAGAAAGCCATGA
- the KIF23 gene encoding kinesin-like protein KIF23 isoform X4, producing the protein MKAARAKTPRRPALKKPSNPSLKDPVGVYCRVRPLSRPDQECCIEVINETTVQIHPPDGYRIFRNGEYRETQYSFKEVFGTLVVQKKLFDVVAKPLVEDLIRGKNGLLFTYGVTGSGKTHTMTGSPGDGGLLPRCLDMIFNSIGPFQAKRFVFKLDDKNGVDVQCEVDALLERQKRDAMPVPKTPSGKRQIDPEFADMINVQDHCKVEEVDEDNVYSVFVSYIEIYNNYIYDLLEETPFDAIKPKWNNCNTPVRNGDFIPPQSKILREDQNHNMYVTGCTEVEVKSTEEAFEVFWRGQKKRRIANTQLNRESSRSHSVFIIKLAQAPLDADGDNVLQEKEQITLSQLSLVDLAGSERTNRTKAEGNRLREAGNINQSLMTLRTCIEVLRENQMYGTNKMVPYRDSKLTHLFKNYFDGEGKVRMIVCVNPKAEDYEESLQVMRFAEMTQEVEVARPVDRPLCGLTPGRRFRNQAFREELSRKLEMRGGPINGEREEQSVSEMFLQNFPPLPSCELLDVNDDQTLPKLIEVLEKRHKLRQMLSEEFAKNVLAFKTMLQEFDSSVVSKENYIQGKLSEKEKTITGQKMELERLEKKIKTLEYKIEILEKTATIYEEDKRNLQQELESKSQKLQRQASDKRRLEARLQGMVAETTMKWEKECERRVAAKQLEMQNKLWVKDEKLKQLKAIVTEPKNEKPERPSRERDREKPVQRSVSPSPVPNAPPVRLRHRRSRSAGERWVDHKPPSNLPTETVMQPHVPHAITVAAASEKALAKCDKYMLTHQELASDGEIETKLIKGDVFKTRGGGQAVQFTEIETLKQESPTGRKRRSSPSNPDPAEDAAESEWTDVETRCSVAVEMRAGSALGPGYQHHAQPKRRKP; encoded by the exons ATGAAGGCGGC TAGGGCCAAGACGCCGCGGAGGCCGGCGCTGAAGAAACCGTCCAACCCCAGCCTGAAGGACCCCGTGGGG GTGTACTGCAGGGTGCGGCCGCTCAGCCGCCCGGACCAGGAGTGCTGCATCGAGGTGATCAACGAGACCACGGTGCAGATCCACCCGCCCGACGGATACAGGATATTCCGCAACGGGGAGTACCGGGAG ACGCAGTATTCATTTAAAGAAGTGTTTGGCACCCTCGTTGTCCAGAAGAAGCTTTTTGATGTGGTGGCTAAACCTCTAGTGGAAGATCTCATTCGTGGGAAAAATG GTCTCCTGTTTACATATGGTGTGACAGGCAGTGGGAAAACGCACACCATGACAGGATCTCCTGGTGATGGAGGGCTTCTCCCGCGTTGTTTGGATATGATCTTCAACAGCATAGGACCGTTCCAGGCCAAGCGATTT GTTTTTAAGCTCGATGACAAGAATGGTGTGGATGTTCAGTGTGAAGTAGATGCTCTATTAGAGCGCCAGAAAAGAGATGCCATGCCTGTTCCAAAAACTCCATCTGGCAA GCGACAAATAGATCCAGAATTTGCTGATATGATCAATGTGCAAGATCACTGCAAAGTGGAAGAAGTTGATGAAGATAATGTCTACAGTGTCTTTGTCTCCTATATTGAGATCTACAACAACTACATATATGACCTCTTGGAGGAAACTCCCTTTGATGCTATAAAACCAAA GTGGAACAATTGCAACACTCCTGTGCGAAATGGTGACTTTAT ACCTCCACAATCCAAAATACTTCGTGAGGACCAGAATCACAACATGTATGTCACAGGATGCACAGAAGTAGAGGTGAAATCTACAGAAGAAgcttttgaagtgttttggaGAG GTCAAAAGAAGAGGCGTATTGCAAACACTCAGCTGAATCGAGAATCTAGTCGCTCTCACAGTGTTTTTATAATAAAGTTGGCTCAGGCACCCCTGGATGCAGATGGAGATAACGTGCTACAG GAGAAAGAGCAGATCACTTTAAGCCAGCTGTCCTTGGTTGATCTGGCTGGAAGCGAAAGAACTAACAGAACAAAGGCTGAAGGGAACAGGTTGCGAGAAGCAG gtaatatTAATCAGTCGCTAATGACGTTAAGAACATGTATTGAAGTTCTACGGGAAAACCAGATGTATGGAACAAATAAG ATGGTTCCATACAGAGATTCCAAACTGACTCATCTTTTCAAGAACTATTTCGACGGTGAAGGAAAAGTGCGTATGATTGTGTGCGTTAATCCTAAAGCCGAGGACTACGAGGAAAGCTTG CAAGTCATGCGCTTTGCAGAAATGACCCAGGAAGTTGAAGTGGCCAGACCTGTGGATAGACCGCTCTGCGGCTTAACGCCAGGACGGCGCTTTAGGAATCAGGCCTTCCGAGAGGAGCTCTCACGGAAATTGGAGATGCGGGGTGGCCCGATAAACGGAG aaagggaagagcaatctgtttcagaaatgtttttgcagaACTTTCCTCCATTGCCTTCGTGTGAGCTATTGGACGTTAATGATGATCAAACACTTCCAAAGCTTATTGAAGTCCTGGAAAAACGCCATAAACTACGACAAATGTTGTCAGAGGAGTTTGCCAAAAACG TGCTTGCATTTAAAACAATGCTGCAAGAATTTGACTCCAGTGTTGTATCCAAGGAAAACTATATTCAAGGAAAACtgtctgaaaaagagaaaacaataacaggacagaaaatggAGCTAGAAcgcctggaaaagaaaattaaaactttggAATACAAG aTTGAGATTTTGGAGAAAACTGCGACGATCTATGAAGAAGACAAGCGTAATCTTCAGCAAGAACTAGAAAGCAAGAGCCAGAAATTGCAACGTCAGGCTTCTGACAAGCGTAGGTTGGAGGCACGATTGCAAGGCATGGTGGCAGAAACAACTATGAAATGGGAGAAGGAGTGT GAGCGTCGTgtagcagcaaagcagctggagaTGCAGAACAAACTTTGGgtcaaagatgaaaaattgaAGCAACTGAAGGCCATTGTTACCGaaccaaaaaatgaaaagccagaGAGGCCTTCGCGGGAGAGAGATCGAGAGAAGCCTGTTCAGAGATCAGTGTCTCCTTCACCAGTACCT AATGCACCTCCAGTTCGCCTCAGACACAGACGGTCGCGCTCAGCTGGGGAGAGATGGGTAGATCATAAGCCACCTTCTAATCTGCCCACTGAAACAGTCATGCAGCCGCATGTCCCTCATGCCATCACAGTAGCGGCTGCCAGTGAAAAGGCACTAGCTAAGTGTGACAAGTATATGCTGACGCACCAGGAGCTAGCCTCTGATGGGGAGATTGAAACCAAGCTAATTAAG GGGGATGTTTTCAAAACCAGGGGTGGTGGACAGGCTGTGCAGTTCACAGAGATAGAGACTCTGAAGCAAGAATCTCCAACTGG TCGAAAGCGAAGATCATCACCTTCCAATCCTGACCCAGCCGAGGATGCTGCAGAATCTGAATGGACTGATGTAGAAACCAGA TGTTCTGTGGCAGTGGAGATGAGGGCAGGATCAGCTCTTGGACCTGGGTATCAGCATCATGCTCAGCCCAA gcGAAGAAAGCCATGA